A region of Betta splendens chromosome 13, fBetSpl5.4, whole genome shotgun sequence DNA encodes the following proteins:
- the sirt2 gene encoding NAD-dependent protein deacetylase sirtuin-2 isoform X2, which yields MPGQCFLNELSDDSSEDEAAGEMDFLRNLFSSTLGLGSADKVLDELTLSGVAHYINSGKCKNIICMVGAGISTSAGIPDFRSPGTGLYANLQKYNLPYPEAIFQIDYFQEHPEPFFTLAKELYPGQFKPTICHYFIKMLKDKGVLRRCYTQNIDTLERLAGLEGGDLIEAHGTFYTSHCVSSCCRKEYNLDWMKEKVFSDDIPRCDKCSSLVKPDIVFFGENLPVQFFTSMKSDFPNCDLLIIMGTSLKVQPFASLVSRVSKICPRLLINMEKAGQADPLFGMLGLGGGMDFDSEKAYRDVAYIGTCDDGCLALADLLGWKTELEELVKKEHARIESDNKKEKASDSKGAAAAAASEPRKEE from the exons ATGCCTGGACAATGTTTTCTCAAT GAACTATCCGACGACAGCAGCGAAGACGAGGCTGCAGGAGAGA TGGACTTCCTGCGGAATCTCTTCTCCAGCACCTTGGGCCTTGGCTCAGCAGATAAAGTTCTGGATGAATTGACACTGAGTGGAGTGGCGCACTACATAAACAGTGGCAAAT GTAAAAACATTATCTGTATGGTTGGAGCAGGAATATCCACAT CGGCTGGGATCCCTGATTTCCGCTCGCCAGGAACAGGCCTGTATGCAAACCTGCAGAAATATAACCTGCCCTATCCAGAGGCTATTTTCCAGATAGATTACTTCCAG gaaCATCCAGAACCATTCTTTACTTTGGCTAAGGAGCTTTACCCAGGACAGTTTAAG CCGACCATCTGTCACTACTTTATAAAGATGCTGAAGGACAAGGGCGTCTTAAGACGCTGCTACACACAG AATATTGACACCCTGGAACGATTGGCTGGACTTGAAGGAGGGGATCTTATTGAAGCTCATGGAACATTTTACACATCTCACTGTGTAAGCTCTTGTTGCCGCAAGGAGTACAACCTGGACTGGATGAAAG AAAAAGTCTTTTCTGATGATATTCCTCGATGTGACAAGTGCAGTAGTTTGGTAAAACCAG ATATTGTCTTCTTTGGAGAGAATCTACCAGTTCAATTCTTCACTTCAATGAAATCG GACTTTCCTAACTGTGATCTCCTCATCATTATGGGGACATCTCTGAAAGTCCAGCCTTTTGCAAGCCTGGTCAGCAG GGTTTCAAAAATTTGCCCCAGGTTGCTTATTAACATGGAGAAGGCAGGACAG GCTGATCCCCTGTTCGGGATGCTTGGTTTAGGAGGAGGGATGGACTTTGACTCAGAAAAGGCATACAG GGATGTAGCTTACATTGGTACATGTGATGACGGCTGTTTGGCTCTAGCTGACCTGCTGGGCTGGAAG ACGGAGCTGGAGGAATTGGTGAAGAAGGAGCATGCGAGAATTGAGAgtgacaataaaaaagaaaaggcttCTGATAGcaaaggagctgcagctgcagctgcatccgagcccagaaaggaagagtaa
- the sirt2 gene encoding NAD-dependent protein deacetylase sirtuin-2 isoform X1, producing MSDASEHSKKVEEEEEEVTPDPQELSDDSSEDEAAGEMDFLRNLFSSTLGLGSADKVLDELTLSGVAHYINSGKCKNIICMVGAGISTSAGIPDFRSPGTGLYANLQKYNLPYPEAIFQIDYFQEHPEPFFTLAKELYPGQFKPTICHYFIKMLKDKGVLRRCYTQNIDTLERLAGLEGGDLIEAHGTFYTSHCVSSCCRKEYNLDWMKEKVFSDDIPRCDKCSSLVKPDIVFFGENLPVQFFTSMKSDFPNCDLLIIMGTSLKVQPFASLVSRVSKICPRLLINMEKAGQADPLFGMLGLGGGMDFDSEKAYRDVAYIGTCDDGCLALADLLGWKTELEELVKKEHARIESDNKKEKASDSKGAAAAAASEPRKEE from the exons ATGTCTGACGCATCAG AACATTCTAAAAAagtagaagaggaggaggaggaggtcacacCTGACCCACAG GAACTATCCGACGACAGCAGCGAAGACGAGGCTGCAGGAGAGA TGGACTTCCTGCGGAATCTCTTCTCCAGCACCTTGGGCCTTGGCTCAGCAGATAAAGTTCTGGATGAATTGACACTGAGTGGAGTGGCGCACTACATAAACAGTGGCAAAT GTAAAAACATTATCTGTATGGTTGGAGCAGGAATATCCACAT CGGCTGGGATCCCTGATTTCCGCTCGCCAGGAACAGGCCTGTATGCAAACCTGCAGAAATATAACCTGCCCTATCCAGAGGCTATTTTCCAGATAGATTACTTCCAG gaaCATCCAGAACCATTCTTTACTTTGGCTAAGGAGCTTTACCCAGGACAGTTTAAG CCGACCATCTGTCACTACTTTATAAAGATGCTGAAGGACAAGGGCGTCTTAAGACGCTGCTACACACAG AATATTGACACCCTGGAACGATTGGCTGGACTTGAAGGAGGGGATCTTATTGAAGCTCATGGAACATTTTACACATCTCACTGTGTAAGCTCTTGTTGCCGCAAGGAGTACAACCTGGACTGGATGAAAG AAAAAGTCTTTTCTGATGATATTCCTCGATGTGACAAGTGCAGTAGTTTGGTAAAACCAG ATATTGTCTTCTTTGGAGAGAATCTACCAGTTCAATTCTTCACTTCAATGAAATCG GACTTTCCTAACTGTGATCTCCTCATCATTATGGGGACATCTCTGAAAGTCCAGCCTTTTGCAAGCCTGGTCAGCAG GGTTTCAAAAATTTGCCCCAGGTTGCTTATTAACATGGAGAAGGCAGGACAG GCTGATCCCCTGTTCGGGATGCTTGGTTTAGGAGGAGGGATGGACTTTGACTCAGAAAAGGCATACAG GGATGTAGCTTACATTGGTACATGTGATGACGGCTGTTTGGCTCTAGCTGACCTGCTGGGCTGGAAG ACGGAGCTGGAGGAATTGGTGAAGAAGGAGCATGCGAGAATTGAGAgtgacaataaaaaagaaaaggcttCTGATAGcaaaggagctgcagctgcagctgcatccgagcccagaaaggaagagtaa
- the rinl gene encoding ras and Rab interactor 3 isoform X1, with product MAVHSAVNGTTAIPWRSSRKMLTLLEQLKGCQQAWCPGAPWDREGAHRAVSGTPTGSFLIVRDSAASQPSVLCVSGGENDAVLDYTIKTTGTVFQLSDSRLSFSDLAQLVFFYSLTRDVLDVALSIPKWIYSVTDKNKGRLSQLEPKTWLCTPPDQRADEMTQKEPSTAMCSIQLTSSNGALCIINPLYLREHGDEWLTHRVPASQGVALKRERRISSTRAWAGAGIQCKRAISLDQEGCAASAEGSGLTRAQSADSPHGPEATAEEVGASTGVVLRRPSREDVSTLPQRLSTESLTVMSHSNRGSLTSLGSDVQHGSPVPMSPHRVSWIEDGVWLAPPRPSSLLQPPSLELDSLSISSMEEEQEFQASSSPSHHPSAHRLADKVINRLSAVGQVLGGLVCPKQRLINRVQELSERKGGSFADTVKGFVEATLKKGADSDGATGSEFLQEVRSSLTTLREALLDYPEIQTLLDSITDLNELEIESLVELSLHKVAVKPISAHLYSCINIARSKDGTFERLQSKLLVLEKNEVEGLGGSPGVGVPDCAALDRIQQRWTRMHEAYSPNKKVHFLLKVCKSIYECMSANSSSAGKVFGADDFLPCLTWVLLRSNLITLQIDTDYMMELLDPTQLQGEGGYYLTTLYAALYYISSFQPRLATRQLSVEAQNSINQWHRRRTLHCDQSRRSKSRRTIRRQACRDRASQNPSTDPEGRGESEKDDDSVGADEAQQGAGGGAGLQPLSEEKEAEQEVGDESLTPSSASSARMQDVRNKRADSKTLWAWEDQQR from the exons AT GGCAGTTCACAGTGCAGTTAACGGGACCACCGCCATCccatggaggagcagcaggaagatgctgacgctcctggagcagctgaagggctGTCAGCAGGCCTGGTGCCCTGGAGCACCGTGGGACAGGGAGGGGGCCCACAGAGCTGTCAGTGGAACACCTACTGGG AGTTTCCTGATCGTGCGAGACTCCGCGGCGTCGCAGCCCAGCGTGCTGTGCGTGTCTGGAGGAGAGAACGATGCCGTGCTGGACTATACCATCAAAACCACAGGCACAG ttttccagctGTCTGACTCCCGCCTGTCTTTCTCTGACTTGGCTCAGCTGGTGTTCTTCTACTCTCTAACCAG GGATGTGCTGGACGTTGCTCTGTCTATTCCTAAGTGGATCTACAGCGTaactgacaaaaacaaaggtCGTCTCTCTCAACTGGAACCAA AAACCTGGCTCTGCACTCCACCCGACCAGCGCGCCGATGAAATGACGCAGAAGGAGCCGAGCACTGCGATGTGCTCCATACAG CTGACCTCTTCCAACGGGGCCCTGTGCATTATCAACCCGCTCTACCTCCGTGAGCACGGAGACGAGTGGCTGACCCACCGCGTCCCCGCCTCGCAGGGCGTCGCGCTCAAGCGAGAACGCCGCATCAGCAGCACCCGGGCCTGGGCCGGGGCCGGCATCCAGTGTAAACGAGCCATCTCACTGGACCAGGAGGGCTGTGCTGCCAGTGCAGAGGGCTCAG GTCTGACCAGAGCCCAGTCGGCAGATTCCCCACACGGCCCCGAAGCAACAGCCGAGGAGGTCGGTGCTTCTACAGGCGTCGTCCTCAGGAGACCCAGCAGAGAAGATGTCAGTACCCTTCCACAGAGACTGAGCACAGAGAGCCTGACTGTAATGAGCCACTCCAACCGTGGGAGTCTGACTAGTTTAGGGTCGGATGTGCAGCATGGCAGCCCCGTGCCCATGTCTCCTCACAGGGTGTCCTGGATCGAGGACGGCGTCTGGCTCGCCCCCCCCAggccctcctccctgctccagcCCCCCTCCCTGGAGCTGGACTCGCTGTCCATCAGCagcatggaggaggagcaggagttcCAGGCGTCGTCCAGCCCCTCACACCACCCGTCGGCGCACCGGCTGGCCGACAAAGTCATCAATCGCCTCTCGGCGGTGGGCCAGGTCCTGGGCGGCCTGGTGTGTCCGAAGCAAAGACTGATCAACCGCGTGCAGGAGCTGAGCGAGCGCAAAGGCGGCTCGTTTGCAGACACCGTGAAGGGATTTGTGGAGGCGACGCTGAAGAAAGGCGCGGACTCAGACGGGGCCACAGGCTCAGAGTTCTTACAGGAAGTGAGGTCGTCACTTACAACCTTGAGGGAAGCATTGCTGGACTACCCCGAAATCCAGACACTGTTGGACAGCATTACGGACCTAAATGAGTTGGAAATAG AGTCACTGGTGGAGCTCTCCCTCCACAAAGTGGCTGTGAAGCCCATCTCCGCACACCTCTACTCCTGCATTAACATCGCCCGGAGCAAAGACGGCACCTTCGAGCGTCTGCAGAGCAAGCTGCTCGTGCTGGAGAAGAACGAGGTGGAGGGCCTGGGGGGGTCGCCGGGGGTCGGCGTGCCCGACTGCGCCGCCCTCGACCGGATCCAGCAGAGGTGGACGCGCATGCACGAAGCCTACTCCCCAAACAAGAAGGTCCATTTCCTGCTGAAAGTCTGCAAGAGCATCTACGAGTGCATGAGCGCTAACTCGAGCTCAG CAGGTAAAGTGTTTGGAGCAGATGATTTCCTTCCCTGTCTGACCTGGGTGCTGCTCCGGAGCAACTTGATCACCTTACAGATAGACACAGACTACATGATGGAGCTGCTTGATCCCACACAGCTACAGGGAGAGG GCGGCTACTACCTTACAACTCTATACGCCGCCCTCTACTacatcagcagcttccagcCACGACTGGCCACTCGCCAGCTCAGCGTGGAGGCGCAGAACTCCATCAACCAGTGGCACCGGAGGCGCACGCTGCACTGCGACCAGTCGAGGCGCAGCAAGAGTCGCCGCACCATCCGCAGGCAGGCGTGTCGGGACCGGGCCTCGCAGAACCCGTCCACCGACCCCGAGGGCAGGGGCGAGAGCGAGAAGGATGACGACTCCGTAGGCGCCGAtgaggcacagcagggggcgggaGGCGGCGCGGgtctgcagccgctcagcgaagagaaggaggcggagcaggaggttGGGGACGAGTCGCTGACGCCCTCTTCAGCATCGAGCGCTCGGATGCAGGACGTCAGGAATAAACGAGCCGACAGCAAGACTCTATGGGCATGGGAGGACCAGCAAAGATGA
- the meis3 gene encoding homeobox protein Meis3, translating into MEKRYEELVHYSGSEAMSMGGYGDDVRPLPPPQYGPTIPDSLKHHKDQIYGHPLFPLLALVFEKCELATCSPRDPASLSANAHLPGMTNHSDVCSSESFNDDIAAFAKQIRSEKPIFSSNPELDNLMIQAIQVLRFHLLELEKVHDLCDNFCHRYITCLKGKMPTDLVLDEREGGSKSDMEDFTGSCSSLSEQNASWLREPDECATTPLGTPGTCGLPSHSTADNCSDTGDGLDGGVASPSTGEEDESDRDRRNNKKRGIFPKVATNIMRAWLFQHLSHPYPSEEQKKQLSQDTGLTILQVNNWFINARRRIVQPMIDQSNRSGQGGPYSPEGAALGGYGLDRQAHLGLRTAGLQGMSSLQGDYPGTLLSQPGYPPHPGPSLHPYPGPHPHAAMLLHPPPHAHPAEPLLAQGLDIHAH; encoded by the exons ATGGAGAAGAGG TATGAAGAGCTGGTGCACTACTCAGGGTCGGAGGCCATGTCGATGGGGGGGTACGGGGATGACGTCAGGCCGCTCCCCCCCCCGCAGTACGGACCCACCATCCCCGACTCCCTCAAACACCACAAGGACCAGATCTAcgg TCACCCACTGTTCCCACTGCTGGCTTTAGTGTTTGAGAAGTGTGAACTGGCCACCTGCTCCCCGCGAGACCCCGCCTCCCTCTCAGCCAACGCCCACCTCCCCGGGATGACCAATCACAGCGACGTCTGCTCCTCCGAGTCCTTCAATGACGACATTGCGGCCTTTGCTAAGCAG ATTCGCTCAGAGAAGCCGATATTTTCTTCAAATCCTGAGCTGGACAACTTG ATGATCCAGGCCATACAGGTTCTTCGCTTTCATTTGCTGGAGTTGGAGAAG GTGCACGACCTGTGCGACAACTTCTGCCATCGCTACATCACCTGTCTCAAGGGCAAAATGCCCACGGACCTTGTGCTGGACGAGCGGGAGGGAGGGTCCAAGTCCGACATGGAGGACTTCACCGGATCCTGCAGCAGTCTGTCCGAGCAG AACGCGTCGTGGTTACGGGAGCCGGATGAATGCGCTACCACCCCCCTGGGAACTCCAGGCACGTGTGGCCTGCcttcacacagcacagcagacaaCTGCAGCGACAcag GTGATGGTCTGGATGGAGGAGTGGCGTCGCCGAGCACgggagaggaggacgagtcTGACAGAGACAGGAGGAACAACAAGAAGAGAGGCATCTTCCCCAAAGTGGCCACCAACATAATGAGAGCGTGGCTCTTCCAGCACCTGTCG CACCCGTACCCGTCcgaggagcagaagaagcagctgtcCCAGGACACGGGATTGACCATTTTACAGGTCAACAACTG GTTCATCAACGCCAGGAGGAGAATAGTTCAGCCAATGATCGACCAGTCCAATCGCTCAG GTCAGGGTGGTCCCTACAGCCCAGAGGGAGCAGCTCTTGGCGGCTATGGGCTCGACAGACAGGCTCACCTGGGGCTTCGAACAGCAG GTCTCCAGGGCATGTCCTCTCTGCAGGGCGACTACCCCGGCACCCTCCTGTCCCAGCCCGGCTACCCTCCCCACCCCGGGCcgtccctccacccctacccggGCCCGCACCCCCACGCCGCCATGCTGCTGCACCCGCCGCCACACGCGCACCCCGCGGAGCCGCTCCTCGCGCAAGGACTGGACATACACGCACACTAg
- the rinl gene encoding ras and Rab interactor 3 isoform X2 — protein MAVHSAVNGTTAIPWRSSRKMLTLLEQLKGCQQAWCPGAPWDREGAHRAVSGTPTGSFLIVRDSAASQPSVLCVSGGENDAVLDYTIKTTGTVFQLSDSRLSFSDLAQLVFFYSLTRDVLDVALSIPKWIYSVTDKNKGRLSQLEPKTWLCTPPDQRADEMTQKEPSTAMCSIQLTSSNGALCIINPLYLREHGDEWLTHRVPASQGVALKRERRISSTRAWAGAGIQCKRAISLDQEGCAASAEGSGLTRAQSADSPHGPEATAEEVGASTGVVLRRPSREDVSTLPQRLSTESLTVMSHSNRGSLTSLGSDVQHGSPVPMSPHRVSWIEDGVWLAPPRPSSLLQPPSLELDSLSISSMEEEQEFQASSSPSHHPSAHRLADKVINRLSAVGQVLGGLVCPKQRLINRVQELSERKGGSFADTVKGFVEATLKKGADSDGATGSEFLQEVRSSLTTLREALLDYPEIQTLLDSITDLNELEIESLVELSLHKVAVKPISAHLYSCINIARSKDGTFERLQSKLLVLEKNEVEGLGGSPGVGVPDCAALDRIQQRWTRMHEAYSPNKKVHFLLKVCKSIYECMSANSSSGKVFGADDFLPCLTWVLLRSNLITLQIDTDYMMELLDPTQLQGEGGYYLTTLYAALYYISSFQPRLATRQLSVEAQNSINQWHRRRTLHCDQSRRSKSRRTIRRQACRDRASQNPSTDPEGRGESEKDDDSVGADEAQQGAGGGAGLQPLSEEKEAEQEVGDESLTPSSASSARMQDVRNKRADSKTLWAWEDQQR, from the exons AT GGCAGTTCACAGTGCAGTTAACGGGACCACCGCCATCccatggaggagcagcaggaagatgctgacgctcctggagcagctgaagggctGTCAGCAGGCCTGGTGCCCTGGAGCACCGTGGGACAGGGAGGGGGCCCACAGAGCTGTCAGTGGAACACCTACTGGG AGTTTCCTGATCGTGCGAGACTCCGCGGCGTCGCAGCCCAGCGTGCTGTGCGTGTCTGGAGGAGAGAACGATGCCGTGCTGGACTATACCATCAAAACCACAGGCACAG ttttccagctGTCTGACTCCCGCCTGTCTTTCTCTGACTTGGCTCAGCTGGTGTTCTTCTACTCTCTAACCAG GGATGTGCTGGACGTTGCTCTGTCTATTCCTAAGTGGATCTACAGCGTaactgacaaaaacaaaggtCGTCTCTCTCAACTGGAACCAA AAACCTGGCTCTGCACTCCACCCGACCAGCGCGCCGATGAAATGACGCAGAAGGAGCCGAGCACTGCGATGTGCTCCATACAG CTGACCTCTTCCAACGGGGCCCTGTGCATTATCAACCCGCTCTACCTCCGTGAGCACGGAGACGAGTGGCTGACCCACCGCGTCCCCGCCTCGCAGGGCGTCGCGCTCAAGCGAGAACGCCGCATCAGCAGCACCCGGGCCTGGGCCGGGGCCGGCATCCAGTGTAAACGAGCCATCTCACTGGACCAGGAGGGCTGTGCTGCCAGTGCAGAGGGCTCAG GTCTGACCAGAGCCCAGTCGGCAGATTCCCCACACGGCCCCGAAGCAACAGCCGAGGAGGTCGGTGCTTCTACAGGCGTCGTCCTCAGGAGACCCAGCAGAGAAGATGTCAGTACCCTTCCACAGAGACTGAGCACAGAGAGCCTGACTGTAATGAGCCACTCCAACCGTGGGAGTCTGACTAGTTTAGGGTCGGATGTGCAGCATGGCAGCCCCGTGCCCATGTCTCCTCACAGGGTGTCCTGGATCGAGGACGGCGTCTGGCTCGCCCCCCCCAggccctcctccctgctccagcCCCCCTCCCTGGAGCTGGACTCGCTGTCCATCAGCagcatggaggaggagcaggagttcCAGGCGTCGTCCAGCCCCTCACACCACCCGTCGGCGCACCGGCTGGCCGACAAAGTCATCAATCGCCTCTCGGCGGTGGGCCAGGTCCTGGGCGGCCTGGTGTGTCCGAAGCAAAGACTGATCAACCGCGTGCAGGAGCTGAGCGAGCGCAAAGGCGGCTCGTTTGCAGACACCGTGAAGGGATTTGTGGAGGCGACGCTGAAGAAAGGCGCGGACTCAGACGGGGCCACAGGCTCAGAGTTCTTACAGGAAGTGAGGTCGTCACTTACAACCTTGAGGGAAGCATTGCTGGACTACCCCGAAATCCAGACACTGTTGGACAGCATTACGGACCTAAATGAGTTGGAAATAG AGTCACTGGTGGAGCTCTCCCTCCACAAAGTGGCTGTGAAGCCCATCTCCGCACACCTCTACTCCTGCATTAACATCGCCCGGAGCAAAGACGGCACCTTCGAGCGTCTGCAGAGCAAGCTGCTCGTGCTGGAGAAGAACGAGGTGGAGGGCCTGGGGGGGTCGCCGGGGGTCGGCGTGCCCGACTGCGCCGCCCTCGACCGGATCCAGCAGAGGTGGACGCGCATGCACGAAGCCTACTCCCCAAACAAGAAGGTCCATTTCCTGCTGAAAGTCTGCAAGAGCATCTACGAGTGCATGAGCGCTAACTCGAGCTCAG GTAAAGTGTTTGGAGCAGATGATTTCCTTCCCTGTCTGACCTGGGTGCTGCTCCGGAGCAACTTGATCACCTTACAGATAGACACAGACTACATGATGGAGCTGCTTGATCCCACACAGCTACAGGGAGAGG GCGGCTACTACCTTACAACTCTATACGCCGCCCTCTACTacatcagcagcttccagcCACGACTGGCCACTCGCCAGCTCAGCGTGGAGGCGCAGAACTCCATCAACCAGTGGCACCGGAGGCGCACGCTGCACTGCGACCAGTCGAGGCGCAGCAAGAGTCGCCGCACCATCCGCAGGCAGGCGTGTCGGGACCGGGCCTCGCAGAACCCGTCCACCGACCCCGAGGGCAGGGGCGAGAGCGAGAAGGATGACGACTCCGTAGGCGCCGAtgaggcacagcagggggcgggaGGCGGCGCGGgtctgcagccgctcagcgaagagaaggaggcggagcaggaggttGGGGACGAGTCGCTGACGCCCTCTTCAGCATCGAGCGCTCGGATGCAGGACGTCAGGAATAAACGAGCCGACAGCAAGACTCTATGGGCATGGGAGGACCAGCAAAGATGA